Proteins encoded in a region of the Pseudomonas denitrificans (nom. rej.) genome:
- a CDS encoding FGGY-family carbohydrate kinase, with protein MRIAALDQGTTSTRVLVTGQDGSADIHLALRHRQHHPQSGWVEHDPLELLANLQSCLEAAGPIDAIGLANQGESCMAWDARSGEPLSPLIVWQDNRTTGRIEELRAQGGEALTLERAGLPLDAYFSASKLAWIIEHLPAARDALATGRLRLGTSDAWFLDRLTGVYATDVTTASRTSLMNLSSGQWDPDLCALFGVPIEALPEIRDTVGYFGDIGVTPVTASVVDQQASLYGHGCRQPGDAKITFGTGAFALTLSGDRIIRSPENGLLATIAWQLDGKPVYAMDGGVYDASAAVEWAGRLGLFSDVSELAGFDQPAAISRGLAFVPALSGLACPHWDRSAGALWLGMNAATTREDMCQALLEGVALRSAEVIRSMDGFLTVTDRLSIDGGLARSPYFAQFLADILQRHITTQRFDELTAFGCAALAARGLGVELKAPRNTCTEFRPKIDKATAEQWQARFSDAIGRSRGWR; from the coding sequence ATGCGCATTGCAGCACTCGACCAGGGAACCACCAGTACCCGCGTTCTGGTCACCGGCCAGGATGGCTCGGCCGACATTCATCTGGCCTTGCGGCATCGGCAGCACCACCCGCAGTCCGGCTGGGTCGAGCACGACCCGCTGGAGCTGCTGGCCAATCTGCAGAGCTGTCTGGAGGCTGCAGGCCCGATCGACGCCATCGGCCTGGCCAACCAGGGCGAAAGCTGCATGGCCTGGGATGCTCGCAGCGGTGAGCCGCTTTCGCCCCTGATCGTCTGGCAGGACAACCGCACCACCGGGCGCATCGAGGAGCTGCGCGCCCAGGGCGGCGAAGCACTGACGCTGGAACGAGCAGGCCTGCCGCTGGACGCCTACTTCTCGGCCAGCAAGCTGGCCTGGATCATCGAGCATCTGCCCGCCGCGCGTGATGCGCTGGCGACAGGGCGACTGCGCCTGGGCACCAGCGATGCCTGGTTCCTCGACCGCCTGACCGGGGTTTACGCCACGGACGTCACCACTGCTTCACGCACCTCGCTGATGAATCTCTCCAGCGGGCAATGGGACCCGGACTTGTGCGCCCTGTTCGGCGTGCCGATCGAGGCGCTGCCGGAAATCCGCGATACCGTCGGGTACTTCGGCGACATCGGTGTGACGCCGGTGACCGCCTCGGTGGTCGACCAGCAAGCGTCCCTTTACGGGCATGGCTGCCGCCAGCCCGGCGATGCCAAGATCACCTTCGGCACCGGCGCCTTCGCTCTGACGCTCAGCGGCGACCGCATCATTCGTTCGCCGGAAAACGGCCTGCTCGCCACCATCGCCTGGCAGCTCGACGGCAAACCCGTCTATGCCATGGATGGCGGCGTGTACGACGCCAGCGCCGCCGTCGAGTGGGCCGGGCGGCTGGGGTTGTTCAGCGATGTCTCCGAGCTCGCCGGATTCGACCAGCCGGCAGCCATCAGTCGCGGGCTGGCGTTTGTCCCTGCGTTGTCCGGGCTCGCCTGTCCGCACTGGGACCGCAGCGCCGGAGCACTCTGGCTGGGCATGAACGCCGCCACCACCCGCGAGGACATGTGCCAGGCACTGCTGGAGGGCGTCGCCCTGCGCAGCGCGGAGGTGATCCGCTCGATGGATGGTTTCCTGACCGTCACCGACCGCCTCTCCATCGACGGCGGCCTGGCCCGGAGTCCCTACTTCGCACAGTTCCTCGCCGATATTCTGCAGCGCCACATCACCACGCAACGCTTCGACGAGCTCACCGCGTTCGGCTGTGCTGCGCTGGCGGCGCGCGGCCTGGGCGTTGAGCTGAAAGCTCCGCGCAACACCTGCACCGAGTTCCGCCCGAAGATCGACAAGGCGACCGCGGAGCAATGGCAGGCGCGCTTCAGCGATGCCATCGGCCGTAGCCGCGGTTGGCGCTGA